A stretch of Roseibium porphyridii DNA encodes these proteins:
- a CDS encoding ABC transporter substrate-binding protein: MLVKRLLLAGAMSVMATAAYAECGVENGRVSIIGNEFPAIQTVGAGAQECASDTVEVKSNLTADHQKLNVAGMSGDPAEYTTAIIANSSIVALMNEDLIRPLDDLVAKHGDGLSKNQLITIDGKVMAVAFMANAQHLVYRKDILEELGVEPPKTYEDMLGIAQMIRDKGIMENPVGGAYAAGWNLAQEFNNMFLGFGGEFFKPGTAEPNVNSEAGIKALEMMKALSEYMNPDFLTHDSNATNAEYRAGNVALMNMWGSRAATLTTADGVPQDVVDGFAISGPMTVGGGSTPASTLWWDGWTVAKNISDEDAEATFVAMKNAIDPSILKDDDVAIQAVWLIDGYEPTPAATGVFDAANKGTIPYPTFPYMGLMHTALGAELTDFMQGKESAEQALKDVEAAYTAAAKEKGFL, translated from the coding sequence ATGCTTGTAAAAAGACTATTGTTGGCAGGTGCCATGTCGGTAATGGCGACCGCAGCATACGCTGAGTGCGGCGTCGAAAACGGCCGTGTCAGCATCATCGGCAACGAATTTCCGGCAATTCAAACCGTTGGGGCGGGCGCTCAGGAATGCGCTTCGGACACGGTTGAAGTCAAATCGAACCTCACGGCTGACCATCAGAAGCTCAATGTTGCTGGCATGAGCGGAGATCCGGCCGAATACACCACAGCGATCATCGCCAACTCCTCCATCGTTGCCTTGATGAACGAGGATCTGATCCGTCCGCTGGATGATCTTGTGGCCAAGCATGGCGATGGCTTGAGCAAGAACCAGCTGATCACAATTGATGGCAAGGTCATGGCGGTTGCTTTCATGGCCAACGCGCAACACCTGGTTTACCGAAAGGACATCCTGGAGGAGCTTGGGGTCGAGCCGCCGAAAACCTATGAGGACATGCTCGGCATCGCGCAGATGATCCGCGACAAGGGCATCATGGAAAATCCAGTTGGCGGTGCCTATGCTGCGGGCTGGAACCTTGCGCAGGAATTCAACAACATGTTCCTGGGCTTTGGCGGTGAGTTCTTCAAGCCGGGTACTGCAGAGCCGAACGTCAATTCCGAAGCCGGTATCAAGGCTCTGGAAATGATGAAAGCGCTCAGCGAATACATGAATCCGGATTTTCTGACCCACGATTCAAACGCCACAAATGCCGAGTACCGCGCCGGCAATGTTGCGTTGATGAACATGTGGGGATCGCGTGCAGCCACTTTGACAACGGCTGACGGTGTGCCTCAGGACGTCGTTGACGGGTTTGCCATTTCCGGTCCGATGACCGTGGGCGGTGGTTCAACACCTGCTTCGACACTTTGGTGGGACGGCTGGACCGTTGCAAAGAACATTTCCGACGAAGATGCGGAAGCGACTTTCGTTGCAATGAAAAATGCGATCGATCCGTCCATTCTCAAAGACGACGATGTTGCGATCCAGGCCGTCTGGCTGATCGACGGTTATGAGCCGACACCGGCAGCAACTGGCGTCTTCGATGCTGCCAACAAGGGCACGATCCCATATCCGACATTTCCTTACATGGGGCTGATGCACACAGCGCTTGGTGCTGAGTTGACAGATTTCATGCAGGGCAAGGAAAGCGCTGAACAGGCGCTCAAGGATGTGGAAGCCGCTTATACAGCTGCTGCCAAGGAAAAGGGCTTCCTTTAA
- a CDS encoding ABC transporter ATP-binding protein — MAEIQLKNVSKRWGAFVGVDNFNLTIADREFLVLLGPSGCGKTTTMRMIAGLEDATDGEIAIGDRVVNNLEPKDRDIAMVFQSYGLYPNMNVYDNIRFPLKVRKVDPSTHDERVMRAADMVELREFLHRKPAELSGGQRQRVALARAIVREPNVFLMDEPLSNLDAKLRVSTRAQIKNLQHELQVTTIYVTHDQIEAMTLADRVVVMQRGIIQQVGTPTDIYDKPANTFVAGFIGSPAMNLMNGTLKGGTFTGEHVEIAGLSGPDGPVTLGFRAEDAAVAQSSAEAEINAPVYTMELLGDATMITVKAGGALVSVKASKDYRIEIDETVGLHIPPEICHLFHHETGARLDA; from the coding sequence GTGGCTGAGATTCAGCTTAAAAACGTGTCAAAACGTTGGGGTGCCTTTGTCGGCGTCGACAACTTCAACTTGACGATCGCAGATCGTGAATTCCTCGTACTTCTGGGACCCTCCGGATGCGGCAAGACCACAACGATGCGCATGATCGCAGGTCTTGAGGACGCCACGGACGGCGAGATTGCCATTGGTGACCGGGTGGTCAACAATCTCGAGCCCAAGGACAGAGATATCGCCATGGTCTTCCAGTCCTATGGCCTCTATCCGAACATGAATGTGTATGACAACATTCGCTTTCCGCTGAAGGTGCGCAAGGTCGACCCCTCGACCCATGATGAAAGGGTCATGCGCGCTGCCGACATGGTTGAACTTCGCGAGTTTTTGCACCGAAAGCCTGCGGAACTGTCAGGTGGTCAGCGTCAGCGCGTTGCGCTTGCCCGCGCCATTGTGCGCGAGCCGAACGTATTCCTCATGGACGAGCCGCTCTCCAACCTTGATGCGAAGTTGCGCGTCTCCACACGGGCGCAGATCAAGAACCTGCAGCACGAGCTTCAGGTCACTACGATCTATGTGACACACGATCAGATCGAAGCAATGACGCTTGCTGATCGTGTTGTTGTGATGCAGCGCGGTATCATCCAGCAGGTCGGGACTCCAACCGATATCTATGACAAGCCGGCCAACACATTCGTTGCGGGCTTTATCGGTTCCCCAGCTATGAACCTTATGAACGGCACCCTAAAGGGCGGCACATTTACCGGCGAGCATGTCGAAATTGCCGGATTGAGCGGCCCGGACGGACCGGTGACCCTCGGATTTCGTGCCGAAGATGCAGCCGTTGCTCAGTCCAGTGCCGAAGCGGAGATCAATGCACCGGTCTACACGATGGAGCTTCTCGGCGATGCCACGATGATCACGGTCAAGGCGGGAGGCGCACTGGTCTCCGTGAAGGCGAGCAAAGACTATCGAATAGAGATTGATGAGACCGTCGGTCTGCATATCCCGCCAGAGATCTGTCACCTATTTCATCACGAGACAGGCGCGCGTCTCGACGCCTAA
- a CDS encoding ester cyclase, which translates to MPDFRKTPHQFLSEVHTVSASQAKDLFDRHLAEDVVFDVAYPVNRLQGRDAVIAGFFDPLANALKDVRRRDEIFIGGPNRRTPGGHWLASVAHYVGNFEEPLFGVKPSGHLAFLRAGEFYRVEPDGRISEAKIIIDLLDLMRQSGGLPLPKMLGTEMLFPGPATHDGVLPTEQADGEKTLDLCEAMLADLKAFDPKTFTSKGQTGDDGYWHDDMLWYGPGGIGSNYRWSGFEKDHRASFLTAFPDRVGGDHYCRIGNGNYAAVSGWPSMTMTHAGDYLGEAASGKSLTLRVMDFYRCADGKIMENWVLLDYLDLFQQMGRDLIAEQSG; encoded by the coding sequence ATGCCCGATTTTCGGAAAACCCCGCATCAATTTCTGAGTGAGGTTCACACAGTCTCAGCTTCTCAGGCAAAAGACCTGTTTGACCGTCATCTGGCAGAGGATGTTGTCTTTGACGTCGCCTATCCGGTCAATCGCCTTCAAGGCCGCGATGCCGTTATTGCCGGTTTCTTCGATCCGCTGGCAAACGCACTGAAAGACGTTCGCCGCCGCGACGAAATCTTCATCGGAGGCCCGAACAGGCGTACGCCCGGAGGGCACTGGCTGGCGAGCGTAGCGCACTATGTCGGAAATTTCGAAGAGCCGCTTTTCGGCGTCAAACCATCAGGTCATCTTGCTTTTCTGCGTGCAGGAGAGTTTTACCGCGTGGAACCCGACGGACGGATTTCGGAAGCCAAGATAATCATCGACCTCCTGGACCTGATGCGTCAATCGGGTGGCTTGCCTCTACCGAAAATGCTTGGCACGGAGATGCTGTTTCCCGGTCCGGCCACTCACGACGGTGTTTTGCCAACTGAACAGGCTGACGGGGAAAAGACACTTGATCTTTGCGAGGCAATGCTGGCTGATCTCAAGGCGTTCGACCCAAAAACCTTCACATCAAAGGGCCAGACCGGCGATGACGGTTACTGGCATGACGACATGCTCTGGTACGGGCCTGGCGGCATCGGTTCCAATTACCGTTGGAGCGGCTTCGAAAAAGACCATCGCGCGTCTTTCCTGACCGCTTTTCCAGACCGGGTGGGTGGCGATCACTATTGCCGGATCGGCAATGGCAACTATGCAGCAGTCAGCGGGTGGCCTTCCATGACGATGACGCATGCAGGCGATTATCTGGGGGAAGCGGCTTCCGGCAAGTCCCTCACCCTTCGCGTCATGGATTTCTACCGCTGTGCCGATGGAAAGATCATGGAAAACTGGGTGTTGCTGGACTACCTGGATCTGTTTCAGCAAATGGGCCGGGACTTGATCGCAGAACAGTCCGGCTGA
- a CDS encoding hydroxyacid dehydrogenase: protein MHEPSLEAFGPEFDVCYDPTLVDDTERLHKELAQADALIVRNRTQVDLALLSAAPDLRVVGRLGVGLENIDLEACAEKDVSVKPATGANTQSVVEYVIGTMLVLRRGVFSSSPDILTGDWPRSTLGTGSEIHGLTLGLLGFGAIAQAVSQAARALGMKIAAFDPILPEADPARANVHSCDLDELLAISDILSLHVPLTQSTAGLLGADALARMKTGALLINTARGGIVDEPALASALKQGQLAGATLDVFSDEPLDANAAAIFKTCPNLILTPHIAGVTQQANIRVSQVTVENVLQVLTGRNSEARRFSK, encoded by the coding sequence ATGCACGAGCCATCTCTTGAAGCATTCGGCCCGGAATTTGACGTTTGTTATGATCCGACATTGGTTGACGATACCGAACGCCTGCACAAGGAGCTTGCACAAGCAGATGCGTTGATTGTGCGCAATCGAACACAGGTTGATCTGGCTCTCCTGAGCGCTGCACCAGACCTTCGCGTCGTTGGCCGCCTGGGGGTCGGATTGGAGAATATCGACCTTGAAGCTTGCGCGGAGAAAGACGTCAGCGTCAAACCCGCGACAGGGGCCAACACACAGTCGGTCGTGGAGTATGTCATCGGAACTATGCTGGTTCTGAGGCGGGGTGTCTTTTCATCAAGCCCCGATATTCTGACCGGTGATTGGCCACGGAGCACACTTGGCACCGGCAGCGAAATTCACGGGCTCACCCTCGGCCTTCTGGGGTTTGGAGCGATTGCACAGGCGGTCTCGCAGGCCGCACGTGCGCTTGGCATGAAAATCGCCGCTTTCGACCCTATTCTGCCCGAAGCGGATCCGGCCCGGGCAAATGTGCACTCTTGCGATCTGGATGAACTTCTCGCAATTTCAGACATCCTTTCCCTGCACGTCCCGCTCACACAATCCACGGCGGGATTGCTCGGAGCAGACGCGCTCGCGAGGATGAAGACCGGTGCGCTTCTGATCAACACGGCACGGGGCGGAATCGTTGATGAGCCTGCTCTCGCCTCTGCCTTGAAGCAAGGCCAACTGGCAGGTGCAACCCTCGACGTTTTCTCAGATGAGCCACTCGACGCGAACGCAGCGGCCATCTTCAAAACATGTCCAAATCTCATTCTGACGCCGCATATCGCAGGCGTCACGCAACAGGCGAATATCCGAGTGAGCCAGGTGACCGTTGAAAATGTCCTTCAAGTTTTAACCGGGAGGAATTCTGAGGCTAGAAGATTTTCTAAGTAA
- a CDS encoding Bug family tripartite tricarboxylate transporter substrate binding protein produces the protein MKLTSTLMALTLTAFASVASAEDFPKGSVDYIIPFGPGGESDITARFQQPFFEKLFGEQMVVNYQPGGGGAVGWSQLNNMAGDGSVIMGINLPHIIIKPEQGDVGFKTDDLAAVYMFHYTPDAIVVTADSPYKTLQDLIDDAKANPKQVIFSGSGKGTANHLAQVQFDEMAGIESTYVSFKGTGASVTALLGNQVKAAWGYTTVGAAQGDKVRVLAVAMEDRHPAFPDVPTFRELGFDMVSGAYRGIAVPNSASEEVRTQVSDAIKAINADPEFQKQMLDGGFALVDVGYGADMDAFISEKADGYLNAARSAGIIE, from the coding sequence ATGAAGTTGACGTCGACCTTAATGGCGCTGACACTAACCGCATTCGCCAGCGTTGCGTCTGCTGAGGATTTTCCGAAGGGCAGCGTAGACTATATCATTCCATTCGGTCCGGGCGGTGAATCCGACATTACGGCACGTTTTCAGCAACCCTTTTTCGAGAAGCTCTTTGGCGAACAGATGGTGGTAAACTATCAGCCGGGCGGTGGCGGTGCCGTGGGTTGGTCGCAGCTGAACAACATGGCGGGCGACGGGTCGGTCATCATGGGGATCAACCTTCCCCACATCATCATCAAGCCGGAACAAGGCGATGTCGGTTTCAAGACTGATGATCTGGCTGCGGTTTACATGTTTCACTACACGCCCGACGCCATTGTGGTAACGGCAGACAGCCCCTACAAGACGCTTCAAGATCTCATCGATGATGCCAAGGCCAATCCGAAGCAGGTCATTTTCTCCGGTTCAGGCAAAGGCACGGCAAATCACCTGGCACAAGTCCAGTTCGACGAAATGGCAGGCATCGAAAGCACTTATGTCTCGTTCAAGGGTACGGGCGCTTCTGTTACGGCTCTTTTGGGCAACCAGGTAAAAGCAGCCTGGGGCTATACGACTGTCGGCGCCGCACAAGGTGACAAAGTACGTGTGCTTGCGGTCGCCATGGAAGATCGCCATCCGGCGTTTCCTGACGTTCCCACCTTCCGCGAGCTTGGATTTGACATGGTGTCGGGTGCGTATCGCGGCATTGCGGTGCCTAACTCCGCATCGGAAGAGGTGCGGACGCAAGTCTCTGACGCGATCAAGGCCATCAACGCCGATCCCGAGTTCCAGAAGCAAATGCTCGATGGCGGTTTTGCGCTCGTGGACGTGGGCTATGGCGCTGATATGGACGCCTTTATTTCAGAAAAGGCCGATGGCTATCTGAATGCTGCGCGGTCAGCGGGTATCATCGAGTGA
- a CDS encoding tripartite tricarboxylate transporter permease: protein MLEFVVGALSPLNLLLALLGVAAGTIIGSIPGLTATMAVAVLVPLTFTMSPDSALILMGAIYTGAIYGGAYAAILLNTPGTPSAIATTFDGYPMAKRGDGDLAVSVACISSVIGGLVGALALLLLAPPLAEAALAFGPVEYFWLAIFGLSLIAALSTGDFLKGVIGACFGLLLAMIGISETSAEVRFTFGSNVLLGGVETVSALIGLYCIPVLIDLVATPDRHLKAPEQTRGFRLPEAFRLLIKNKVNVIRSSVVGTMVGALPGAGGSIAGLVAYSEARRTNKGKPSYGEGNPGGIVATESANNATVGGGFIPTLVLGIPGTPPDAVILGALLVQGVRTGPSLFADGASIVYTFIFGLLLATVLMLPVGLMIGRFAYGAIVRAPKAALVPVVAFMTVIGTFAIRNSLSDIAIMIVLGVVGWVAGKRGFSVSPIVLGLILGRIAEQGFVQSWTIGDAIGNLWGQFFGRPLSMAIIALTLLTFFYPFLPRLKQIVSRREETPGHDRERAARPAIMRDLIALLIAGGIALLALQQSAHLNPEAAVFPRTIAMAMTAFVCLALLRLALTRHVTEFAVEGSWIRITALPIAMLGAVFLFPVLGFGIAAALLGLVLTVIAQHDKYSAKSWTILILSVTGVIAACTLLFSEVLSVPLP, encoded by the coding sequence ATGCTCGAGTTTGTTGTCGGTGCGCTGTCACCGCTAAATCTGCTGCTCGCCCTGTTGGGTGTGGCAGCAGGTACAATCATCGGCTCCATTCCCGGTTTAACAGCGACAATGGCCGTTGCGGTTCTGGTTCCGCTAACATTTACAATGTCGCCGGACAGCGCGCTTATTCTCATGGGGGCGATTTACACCGGAGCAATTTATGGCGGCGCATATGCCGCCATTTTGCTGAATACACCCGGCACACCATCGGCAATCGCGACAACCTTCGACGGCTATCCGATGGCCAAACGCGGTGATGGAGACCTGGCGGTGTCGGTCGCCTGTATCTCGTCGGTCATCGGAGGGCTTGTCGGCGCCCTGGCGCTCTTGTTGCTTGCGCCACCGCTTGCCGAGGCAGCCCTGGCTTTTGGCCCGGTGGAATACTTCTGGCTTGCCATCTTCGGACTTTCGCTCATCGCAGCGCTGTCTACAGGCGATTTTCTGAAAGGCGTGATCGGCGCATGCTTCGGGCTGCTTCTTGCGATGATCGGAATTTCCGAGACAAGCGCGGAGGTCCGCTTCACCTTCGGGTCAAATGTGCTTTTAGGTGGTGTCGAGACTGTTTCCGCCCTGATCGGCCTTTATTGTATTCCGGTTCTGATTGATCTCGTCGCCACCCCGGACCGGCATCTGAAGGCACCGGAGCAGACCCGCGGCTTTCGGCTTCCGGAAGCATTTCGGCTTCTGATCAAGAACAAGGTCAACGTCATTCGCAGTTCCGTGGTCGGCACCATGGTAGGCGCGCTGCCAGGCGCTGGTGGATCGATTGCAGGTCTGGTTGCCTACTCCGAAGCAAGGCGCACGAACAAAGGCAAACCATCTTATGGCGAGGGCAACCCTGGCGGGATTGTCGCAACAGAATCTGCAAACAACGCCACGGTCGGAGGCGGCTTCATTCCAACCCTGGTACTCGGCATTCCAGGTACACCACCCGACGCGGTTATCCTCGGTGCATTGCTGGTTCAGGGAGTGCGCACGGGCCCCAGCCTTTTCGCTGACGGTGCCAGCATCGTTTACACCTTTATCTTTGGCCTCTTGCTGGCGACTGTTCTGATGCTGCCTGTCGGATTGATGATCGGCCGCTTTGCCTATGGCGCTATTGTGCGGGCACCGAAAGCTGCCCTCGTTCCGGTGGTTGCCTTCATGACAGTGATTGGCACATTCGCAATCCGCAACAGCCTGTCGGACATTGCGATCATGATCGTGCTTGGCGTGGTCGGCTGGGTTGCAGGCAAGCGCGGGTTTTCCGTTTCACCCATCGTACTTGGCCTGATCCTCGGCCGCATCGCGGAACAGGGGTTCGTTCAAAGCTGGACGATTGGCGACGCCATCGGCAATCTCTGGGGGCAGTTCTTTGGGCGTCCCTTGTCCATGGCGATCATTGCGCTGACATTGCTTACGTTTTTCTACCCGTTCCTGCCGCGCCTGAAGCAAATCGTCTCTCGACGCGAGGAGACACCTGGACATGATCGCGAGCGCGCAGCAAGACCCGCGATCATGCGCGACCTGATTGCTCTTCTGATCGCTGGCGGGATCGCGCTGCTGGCTCTTCAGCAGTCGGCGCATCTCAATCCTGAAGCTGCTGTGTTCCCTCGCACGATCGCAATGGCAATGACAGCGTTTGTTTGTCTTGCTCTTCTTCGGCTTGCGCTAACAAGGCACGTGACCGAGTTCGCTGTGGAAGGTTCGTGGATCCGAATTACGGCGTTGCCCATCGCCATGCTCGGCGCAGTGTTTCTCTTTCCCGTCCTCGGGTTTGGAATTGCGGCAGCGCTCCTTGGCCTGGTTCTGACAGTCATTGCACAGCATGACAAATACTCGGCGAAGAGTTGGACGATCCTGATCCTGAGTGTCACGGGAGTAATCGCCGCATGCACCCTGCTCTTCAGCGAAGTCTTGTCAGTGCCTTTGCCGTAA
- a CDS encoding TRAP transporter large permease, giving the protein MTIFLLFASLFALMLLRVPIAVALGLSSLGYILIEGLPAVVLPHNMIGGMDSFPLLAVPFFILAGALMNSAGITSRIFDFARSIVGWMHGGLGHVNIGASIIFAGMSGAAVADAGGLGAIEIRAMRDSGYDDDFSVGVTAASSTIGPIIPPSLPLVIFGVMASVSIGELFVAGIVPGLLMALSLMVMVWFYSRRRNYPRDTEFRLGNVWSTFKRAFLPLMTPVIIVGGIVSGAFTPTEAAVCAAAYAMCLGLFVYGTLNAKRLATAAMETIEMTASILLIVGAASVFAWILTSNQAAALFAKGLLSLTENKYLILLLITLVVLVVGLFMETIAAISILVPVLLPVTQQIGVDPVHLGIIVILNLMIGLLTPPVGMVLFVLSKVSNVPFERCVKATVPFLVPLVGVLLLLTFVPSLTLYLPEVLYRQ; this is encoded by the coding sequence ATGACAATCTTCCTTTTGTTTGCAAGCCTCTTTGCGCTGATGCTGTTGCGCGTGCCGATAGCCGTCGCTCTCGGATTGTCTTCGCTGGGTTACATTCTGATTGAGGGGCTGCCTGCTGTTGTCCTGCCGCACAACATGATTGGGGGTATGGACAGTTTCCCGCTTCTGGCTGTTCCATTTTTCATTCTCGCCGGCGCTTTGATGAACTCGGCCGGTATCACCTCACGCATATTCGATTTCGCGCGTTCCATTGTCGGATGGATGCATGGCGGCCTTGGTCATGTGAACATTGGCGCGAGTATCATTTTTGCCGGTATGTCTGGCGCCGCCGTCGCAGATGCCGGCGGGCTTGGTGCAATCGAAATACGGGCGATGCGGGACTCCGGTTACGATGACGACTTTTCCGTTGGTGTGACGGCAGCTTCGTCGACAATAGGCCCGATTATTCCTCCCTCGCTTCCGCTTGTGATCTTTGGCGTGATGGCGTCCGTCTCAATCGGCGAATTGTTTGTTGCAGGCATCGTACCCGGGCTGTTGATGGCGTTGTCGCTGATGGTCATGGTCTGGTTCTATTCGCGTCGGCGCAACTACCCGAGGGACACCGAATTTCGCTTGGGGAATGTCTGGAGCACCTTCAAACGCGCCTTTTTGCCCTTAATGACACCGGTCATTATCGTCGGCGGCATTGTTTCTGGAGCCTTCACACCAACGGAAGCTGCGGTTTGCGCGGCTGCCTATGCCATGTGCCTCGGGCTGTTCGTGTACGGGACACTTAATGCCAAGCGTCTGGCCACGGCTGCGATGGAAACGATCGAAATGACGGCGTCCATCCTCCTCATTGTCGGCGCGGCAAGCGTGTTCGCCTGGATCCTGACCTCCAATCAGGCCGCGGCCCTCTTTGCAAAAGGGCTGTTGTCGCTGACCGAAAACAAGTATCTGATCCTGCTGTTGATCACTCTGGTGGTCCTGGTTGTGGGCCTGTTCATGGAAACGATTGCGGCGATTTCCATTCTGGTTCCGGTTCTGTTGCCCGTGACACAGCAAATTGGCGTCGATCCTGTACACCTGGGCATCATCGTCATTTTGAACCTGATGATCGGACTTTTGACGCCGCCCGTCGGTATGGTGCTTTTTGTCCTCTCGAAGGTTTCGAACGTGCCATTTGAAAGATGCGTCAAAGCAACCGTGCCGTTCCTGGTGCCATTGGTAGGCGTCTTGCTCCTCCTGACCTTCGTACCCTCGCTGACACTCTATTTGCCGGAGGTCCTTTACCGGCAGTAG
- a CDS encoding TRAP transporter small permease: protein MAVDPASIEKLLKEQEVEQAKATEGNRLSITDYVLLAIFLTLFVVVFLQFFTRYVLNDSIAWTEEAARYLLIILGFAGAFKCQQLDLHIRLEFVDHWLPRQAKYLKFFALIATTVFFAFCGYSLLELIEKTSFQHMVSLPFPKYYLYYVLLAAIVAVVCLQLVQLTKAFRTLLK, encoded by the coding sequence ATGGCTGTGGACCCGGCAAGCATTGAAAAGCTGCTAAAAGAACAGGAAGTGGAACAGGCAAAAGCGACCGAAGGGAACCGGCTGTCCATAACCGACTATGTGCTTCTGGCGATTTTCCTGACGCTTTTTGTCGTCGTATTCCTGCAGTTTTTTACCCGCTATGTTCTCAACGACTCCATCGCCTGGACCGAGGAGGCTGCACGTTATCTGCTCATCATCCTCGGATTTGCGGGAGCCTTTAAGTGCCAACAGCTCGATCTTCACATCAGACTGGAATTTGTAGACCACTGGCTGCCCAGACAAGCAAAGTATCTTAAGTTCTTTGCATTGATTGCCACGACGGTGTTCTTTGCATTCTGCGGCTATTCCTTGCTGGAACTGATCGAGAAAACGAGTTTTCAGCACATGGTGTCGCTCCCGTTCCCCAAATACTACCTCTATTACGTGCTCTTGGCGGCAATCGTCGCCGTCGTCTGCCTCCAGCTGGTGCAGTTGACGAAGGCTTTTCGGACACTCCTCAAATGA
- a CDS encoding sialic acid TRAP transporter substrate-binding protein SiaP: MFKKSMNRLLATSIVSATAVLGASAVQAQDVLKFGHVYEAATPYHEAALRTAAEFEKATDGRFKIEVFPASQLGKEVALNEGLSLGTVDIIYTGMGFMGQSYPPISISDYPFTLRGYDHWKAYATSDLFRELAGEYTKVTGNLVASMTYYGARHVTSNKPILKPEDMAGLKIRTPNAPAYQLFPKATGANPTPMAFSEVYLALQQGVVDAQENPLPTIQFKKFYEVQSNINLTGHITNSLAVLVSPITAQKLGDDYAVLQKILGESSDWASGKIVESENNLAGWFREQGVTVNEVDRAPFIAAVAPHLKGDETPFSAELYDKLQAIK, translated from the coding sequence ATGTTCAAGAAATCTATGAATCGCCTGTTGGCCACGTCCATAGTCAGCGCAACTGCTGTTTTGGGGGCAAGTGCTGTTCAGGCTCAAGACGTTTTGAAGTTCGGACATGTTTACGAGGCGGCCACCCCTTACCATGAGGCAGCGCTCCGGACCGCGGCTGAATTTGAAAAGGCAACTGACGGCAGATTCAAAATTGAAGTGTTTCCTGCGTCTCAGCTCGGCAAGGAAGTCGCGTTGAACGAAGGATTGTCTCTGGGCACTGTCGACATAATCTACACCGGCATGGGGTTCATGGGTCAAAGCTACCCGCCAATCTCCATTTCAGACTATCCCTTCACACTGCGTGGGTATGACCATTGGAAGGCCTATGCCACATCGGATCTGTTCCGTGAGCTTGCTGGCGAATATACGAAAGTAACGGGCAATCTGGTTGCGTCGATGACGTATTACGGAGCCCGTCACGTAACGTCGAACAAGCCTATCCTGAAGCCGGAGGACATGGCTGGTCTTAAGATCCGCACGCCAAATGCACCCGCCTACCAGTTGTTCCCGAAGGCAACCGGTGCGAACCCGACACCGATGGCATTTTCTGAAGTCTATCTTGCGCTTCAGCAAGGCGTTGTCGACGCACAGGAAAACCCGCTTCCGACGATCCAGTTCAAGAAGTTCTACGAGGTTCAGTCGAACATCAACCTGACCGGTCACATCACCAACTCGCTGGCGGTTCTGGTGTCGCCGATTACAGCTCAGAAGCTGGGCGATGACTACGCGGTTCTTCAAAAGATCCTGGGTGAATCCTCTGATTGGGCTTCGGGAAAAATTGTTGAATCCGAAAACAATCTCGCTGGTTGGTTTCGCGAACAGGGCGTAACGGTCAATGAAGTCGACCGGGCACCGTTTATCGCTGCCGTAGCGCCGCATCTGAAAGGCGACGAAACACCGTTCTCGGCGGAGCTTTACGACAAGCTTCAGGCGATCAAATAA